Proteins from a single region of Flavobacterium sp. YJ01:
- a CDS encoding ATP-binding protein, with protein MKNLKFLLLLLISCNAFAQQEPNLARYKTVDEKLKVWLKYCNELLSADEYIKLINASDKGISIAKNKLSYVSKFYFLKGFGYEFNNNQYQKAVKNYETSLTYAQKAKHLKNITSNCMRLNYMYYSLNEIKKRDNLIIYIKQILDTTKNNYTQSILNGSLGEYYLDHADYETFIDYQLTAINYKKQLPKDIANVENIGISYCQIGSAYAKMKQYNKAIEYLNYAKPHVKTSPYVSAFLCNYYLQCFVPLRNLDSIRKYYKLVYTYPSKKDSLFLNLSFANRSLSEYYINQNQTDKAFSYAQKAVSLGKKSTDDEILMEAQTAMGKVLYQKGEYKKAIETLKKASLNALTYDKESFVTINKKLSQSYAALGQWKEAYHYNEIYSEHNDEVMEQSANQSIANAEARYQNKTKQQEIKNLSTENAIKNIQIEEAKQQRIFLISGIALVCIIGLLLMKQSQNRKKTNLKLQALNQELDEANKIKAQFFSILNHDLRSPISNLIHFLHLQKENPELIDEETAIRMQNKITTGAENLLSSMEDILLWSKGQMENFTPQFRKTAIEVLFEETEKHFSNIENIEIVFENPESIILETDENYLKTIMRNLTGNAIKALDKTSNAKIIWKAWQENGNNYLSITDNGPGGTQEKFKALYDESQVIGIKSGLGLHLIRDLATAINCKIQVCSKPDAGATFTIIFLNT; from the coding sequence ATGAAAAATCTAAAGTTCCTGCTCTTACTTCTAATTAGTTGCAATGCTTTTGCACAGCAGGAACCCAATTTGGCGCGTTACAAAACAGTAGACGAAAAACTCAAAGTCTGGCTGAAATATTGTAACGAACTTCTAAGTGCAGATGAATACATCAAACTCATCAATGCTTCAGATAAAGGAATTTCGATTGCTAAAAACAAACTTTCATACGTTTCAAAATTCTATTTTTTAAAAGGTTTCGGTTACGAATTCAATAACAACCAATATCAAAAGGCAGTAAAAAATTACGAAACTTCTCTGACTTACGCTCAAAAAGCAAAACACCTCAAAAATATTACCTCAAATTGCATGAGGTTGAATTATATGTATTATTCGCTAAACGAAATTAAAAAGCGTGATAATCTTATTATTTACATTAAACAAATTCTCGATACTACTAAAAATAATTACACGCAATCTATTCTTAACGGAAGTCTTGGCGAATACTATTTAGATCACGCTGATTATGAAACATTTATTGATTATCAATTAACAGCCATCAATTACAAAAAACAGCTTCCGAAAGATATTGCTAATGTTGAAAATATAGGGATTTCATACTGCCAAATTGGATCTGCTTACGCAAAAATGAAGCAATACAACAAAGCAATCGAATATCTCAATTACGCCAAGCCACATGTAAAAACTTCGCCTTATGTAAGTGCTTTTTTGTGCAATTATTATTTACAATGTTTTGTTCCTTTACGAAATTTGGACAGTATCAGGAAATATTACAAACTGGTTTATACGTATCCTTCAAAAAAAGATTCTTTGTTTTTAAATTTAAGTTTTGCCAACCGAAGTTTGTCCGAATACTACATTAATCAGAACCAAACCGACAAAGCGTTTTCTTATGCTCAAAAAGCCGTTTCGCTAGGAAAAAAATCGACTGATGACGAGATTTTAATGGAAGCCCAAACAGCAATGGGAAAAGTTTTATATCAAAAAGGAGAATATAAAAAAGCTATTGAAACCCTTAAAAAAGCCTCTCTTAATGCTTTAACTTACGATAAGGAATCTTTTGTAACCATAAATAAAAAACTTTCTCAAAGTTATGCCGCGCTTGGCCAATGGAAAGAAGCTTATCATTATAACGAAATTTACAGCGAACATAATGACGAAGTAATGGAGCAATCTGCTAATCAAAGTATTGCAAATGCAGAAGCTCGTTATCAGAATAAGACTAAACAACAGGAAATCAAGAATCTTTCGACCGAAAATGCCATTAAAAATATTCAGATTGAAGAAGCTAAACAACAGCGTATTTTCTTAATTTCTGGAATTGCTTTGGTTTGCATTATCGGATTATTATTGATGAAACAAAGCCAAAACAGAAAGAAAACCAATTTGAAACTTCAGGCTTTGAATCAAGAATTGGACGAAGCGAATAAAATTAAAGCGCAATTTTTTAGTATTTTAAATCATGATTTAAGAAGTCCGATTTCAAATCTCATTCATTTTCTGCATCTTCAAAAAGAAAATCCCGAACTTATTGATGAAGAAACGGCGATCAGAATGCAAAATAAAATTACAACTGGAGCTGAAAATTTATTATCATCGATGGAAGATATTTTGCTTTGGAGCAAAGGACAAATGGAAAATTTCACTCCTCAGTTTAGAAAAACAGCAATTGAAGTTTTGTTTGAAGAAACTGAAAAGCATTTTTCTAACATTGAAAACATCGAAATTGTTTTTGAAAATCCTGAAAGCATCATTTTAGAAACAGACGAAAATTATCTAAAAACGATTATGCGAAACCTTACCGGAAACGCGATAAAAGCTTTAGACAAAACTTCAAATGCCAAAATTATATGGAAAGCTTGGCAGGAAAATGGCAATAATTATCTTTCGATAACCGACAATGGCCCAGGCGGAACTCAGGAAAAATTTAAAGCTTTATACGACGAATCTCAAGTTATAGGAATCAAATCTGGTTTAGGATTGCATCTAATTCGTGATTTGGCGACTGCAATTAATTGTAAAATACAAGTTTGCTCAAAACCAGATGCAGGCGCTACATTTACCATTATTTTTTTAAACACATAG
- the trxA gene encoding thioredoxin, whose product MALAITDATFDEVVLKSDKPVMVDFWAAWCGPCRMVGPIIDQLSEEYAGKVVVGKVDVDANQEFAAKYGVRNIPTVLVFQNGEVVGKQVGVAPKQAYADSLDALL is encoded by the coding sequence ATGGCATTAGCAATAACAGATGCTACTTTTGATGAAGTAGTTTTAAAATCAGATAAACCAGTAATGGTAGATTTTTGGGCAGCATGGTGTGGTCCTTGTAGAATGGTTGGTCCAATCATTGACCAATTAAGCGAAGAGTACGCTGGTAAAGTAGTTGTTGGTAAAGTAGATGTAGATGCTAACCAAGAATTTGCTGCAAAATATGGTGTGCGTAACATACCAACTGTTTTGGTATTCCAAAATGGTGAAGTAGTAGGAAAACAAGTAGGAGTAGCTCCGAAACAAGCCTACGCAGATAGCTTAGACGCTTTATTGTAA
- a CDS encoding AsmA-like C-terminal region-containing protein, with the protein MQQTLLQIKTFLQSDPFKKYAKRFGFFILGLIALLLIACGALSIYFNQNKAEIIAKVNHKINENINGKFHVNDFHYKFLTGFPNFTLALNDVEIKDNQWQNHKHTLLRAKEIEARLNILSLLKKEISIHKILINDAQIYIYKAENGYSNVNIFKPKKKKTESNKEKTETTIDEVNLNNVHVIIDNHLGHKLFDFDVASLDSKVNYDDENWQTNLFLKTKINSLAFNTVHGSFAKEKILQGNFDVSYSEASQKIDIKTQKLKIGSDAFDIKAFFNIGKENSLFGINIETNILWRNASNLLSGNISSKLNQFDLKKPIEVNCDIKGDLNVEGDPKIVVQADIRNNELTIPDGLFTNCSFKGIFTNNFKPEKGFNDPNSAIILTHFKAEYETIPLTISQAVINNLEKPIATGIVNADFDISKLNKMSNEKILHFESGHAKANLRFQFDIVDLYINKPRITGEVDIDNATFDYLPKSIHAEKTAVQLSFTEQALYIKKIAYKHKNNIIRIDGKIDNFLNLYYDAPEKMVVNWNIYCPSIDVKQFLGVLKNSPTQKIAQQKQTKKKNVNFTNQLKSVIEKCTAVINLKADKITYGSLTATNTKATLQMLNSKLLLKNGTLQTSGGSIAFNGAILPSGNQYIFSSTAQVNRVDIASFLRSFNNFGIKSFSPKNIKGRLSSNANVTGLMSSKGDLIVNSMRGKLDFNVNQGALLNFEPIMKIGKFAFPFRDVENITFSDLSGSLNLRGEQVDIHKLTISSSVLNFDIDGIYSFGRGTNLALTVPLRNSKNDSSLATKEERKAVRERGIVLHLIAYDNEGKIKIKWGKRDKE; encoded by the coding sequence ATGCAGCAAACTTTACTTCAAATAAAAACCTTTCTTCAATCTGATCCGTTTAAAAAATATGCAAAACGGTTTGGATTTTTTATTCTAGGATTAATTGCCTTGCTTCTGATTGCGTGTGGCGCTTTGTCTATCTATTTTAATCAGAATAAAGCAGAAATTATTGCGAAAGTCAATCATAAAATCAACGAAAATATAAATGGTAAATTTCATGTAAACGATTTTCATTATAAGTTTTTAACTGGTTTTCCGAACTTCACTTTGGCATTAAATGATGTAGAAATAAAAGATAATCAATGGCAAAACCACAAACATACTTTATTAAGAGCCAAAGAAATAGAAGCTCGTTTAAACATTTTAAGTTTATTAAAGAAAGAAATCAGCATTCATAAAATCTTAATTAATGATGCTCAGATTTACATTTACAAAGCAGAGAACGGTTATTCGAATGTAAATATCTTTAAACCGAAAAAGAAAAAAACAGAATCTAACAAAGAAAAAACCGAAACGACCATTGACGAAGTAAACCTCAACAATGTTCATGTAATTATTGACAATCATTTAGGACACAAATTATTCGATTTTGATGTGGCTTCTCTAGATTCAAAAGTGAATTATGATGATGAAAACTGGCAGACAAATTTGTTTTTGAAAACCAAAATTAATAGTCTGGCTTTTAATACCGTTCACGGAAGTTTTGCCAAAGAAAAAATACTGCAAGGCAATTTTGATGTTTCGTATTCTGAAGCATCTCAAAAAATTGATATTAAAACCCAAAAACTTAAAATTGGTTCCGATGCTTTTGATATTAAAGCTTTCTTTAATATCGGAAAAGAGAATTCACTTTTCGGCATTAACATCGAAACCAATATTTTATGGCGAAATGCATCCAATTTATTATCGGGAAATATCAGTTCGAAACTAAATCAATTTGATTTAAAGAAACCGATTGAAGTCAATTGCGATATAAAAGGCGATTTGAATGTTGAAGGCGATCCGAAAATTGTAGTTCAGGCCGATATTCGAAATAACGAATTGACGATTCCAGATGGTTTGTTTACCAATTGCAGTTTCAAAGGTATTTTTACAAATAATTTTAAACCCGAAAAAGGTTTTAATGATCCGAATTCTGCTATAATTCTAACACATTTTAAAGCTGAATATGAAACGATTCCGCTTACGATTTCACAAGCTGTTATTAATAATCTCGAAAAACCAATTGCTACTGGAATCGTAAATGCCGATTTTGATATTTCGAAACTTAACAAGATGAGCAACGAAAAAATTCTTCATTTTGAAAGCGGACATGCCAAAGCCAATTTAAGATTTCAGTTTGATATTGTCGATTTATACATCAACAAACCGCGTATAACGGGCGAAGTCGATATTGATAATGCTACGTTTGATTATCTTCCGAAAAGCATTCATGCCGAAAAAACCGCTGTACAATTATCGTTTACAGAGCAGGCGCTTTACATCAAAAAAATAGCTTATAAACACAAAAACAACATTATTCGCATTGACGGGAAAATTGATAATTTCTTGAATCTGTATTACGACGCACCCGAAAAAATGGTTGTAAACTGGAATATTTACTGCCCTAGTATTGATGTAAAACAGTTTTTAGGTGTTTTAAAAAATTCGCCAACTCAAAAAATAGCGCAACAAAAACAAACTAAAAAGAAGAACGTCAATTTTACAAATCAGCTGAAATCGGTTATTGAGAAATGTACCGCTGTAATCAATCTCAAGGCCGATAAAATCACTTACGGTTCGCTTACAGCAACGAATACCAAAGCGACTTTGCAAATGCTGAATTCGAAATTACTACTCAAAAACGGAACTTTGCAAACTTCTGGCGGAAGCATTGCGTTTAACGGCGCCATTCTGCCTAGCGGAAACCAATATATTTTTAGTTCGACCGCACAAGTAAACCGCGTAGATATTGCGAGCTTTTTAAGATCTTTCAATAATTTCGGCATTAAATCTTTCAGTCCGAAAAACATTAAAGGACGATTAAGCAGCAACGCCAATGTTACGGGTTTAATGAGCAGCAAAGGCGATTTGATTGTGAATTCGATGCGAGGTAAATTAGATTTTAATGTGAATCAAGGCGCTTTACTCAACTTTGAACCGATTATGAAAATAGGCAAATTTGCTTTTCCGTTTCGCGATGTAGAAAATATAACTTTTAGCGATTTATCGGGTTCGCTTAATCTTCGTGGAGAACAAGTTGACATTCATAAATTAACCATTAGTTCCAGCGTCTTAAACTTCGACATAGACGGAATTTACTCTTTTGGCCGAGGTACAAATCTCGCGCTTACAGTTCCGCTAAGAAATTCTAAGAATGACTCGAGCCTTGCCACTAAAGAAGAGCGCAAAGCTGTTAGAGAACGTGGCATTGTGCTGCATTTGATTGCTTATGATAATGAGGGGAAGATTAAGATTAAGTGGGGGAAGAGGGATAAAGAATAG
- the dcm gene encoding DNA (cytosine-5-)-methyltransferase produces the protein MTGEEKINIDEFDGKKFKNRFVEEDDNRKAVVTHYLHNYHNGVKDHFEEEAAEYIKQIVEYKNEEEKLNIVSDSALQQLLFEVEDVPFPTPENYTFKFIDLFAGIGGFRIALQNLGGKCVYTSEWNVDSQKTYRSNFGEVPFGDITKEVTKNYIPDDIQILCAGFPCQAFSIAGNRKGFQDTRGTLFFDVEKIIEAKRPKVVFLENVKNLVSHDKGNTFKVILEILEEKLGYKAYTKVLNSSTHANVPQNRERIFIVAFDKEQVTNHGDFKFPEAIPLTKTIHDILEKGKQADNLYYKKDHQYYPELEKTITSKDTIYQWRRVYVRENKNQVCPTLTANMGTGGHNVPLILDDYGIRKLTPKECFSFQGYPMDKYILPNIANSKLYMQAGNSVTTPLIERISQEILNVLLP, from the coding sequence ATGACGGGAGAAGAAAAGATCAACATTGACGAATTTGATGGTAAAAAATTTAAAAATCGCTTTGTAGAAGAAGACGATAATAGAAAGGCCGTTGTTACGCATTATCTACATAATTATCACAATGGCGTTAAAGATCATTTTGAAGAAGAAGCTGCTGAATACATAAAACAAATTGTTGAATACAAAAATGAAGAAGAGAAACTAAATATCGTTTCCGATTCTGCATTACAACAATTACTTTTTGAAGTCGAAGATGTTCCATTTCCAACTCCTGAAAATTATACTTTTAAATTTATTGATCTTTTTGCTGGAATTGGCGGATTTAGAATTGCGTTGCAGAATTTAGGAGGTAAATGTGTTTATACTAGCGAATGGAATGTAGACTCACAAAAAACATATCGTTCTAATTTTGGAGAAGTCCCATTTGGGGATATTACTAAAGAAGTTACAAAAAATTATATTCCTGATGATATCCAAATTTTATGTGCAGGATTTCCTTGCCAGGCCTTTTCAATTGCAGGAAATAGAAAAGGATTTCAAGATACGAGAGGTACATTGTTTTTTGATGTAGAAAAAATCATTGAAGCAAAAAGACCTAAGGTGGTTTTTCTTGAAAATGTTAAAAATCTAGTTTCTCATGATAAAGGAAATACTTTCAAAGTAATCTTAGAAATTCTAGAAGAAAAGCTTGGCTATAAAGCATACACTAAAGTATTAAATTCTTCTACACATGCTAATGTTCCTCAAAATAGAGAAAGAATTTTTATTGTTGCATTTGATAAAGAACAAGTAACAAATCATGGCGATTTTAAATTTCCAGAAGCAATTCCATTAACTAAAACAATACATGATATTTTAGAAAAAGGAAAACAAGCAGATAATCTTTATTATAAAAAAGACCACCAATATTATCCTGAATTAGAAAAAACAATAACTTCAAAAGACACAATATATCAATGGAGGAGAGTTTATGTTAGGGAAAATAAAAATCAAGTTTGTCCAACCCTAACAGCAAATATGGGCACAGGAGGACATAATGTTCCTTTAATTTTAGATGATTATGGCATTAGAAAATTAACTCCTAAAGAATGTTTTTCTTTTCAAGGATATCCAATGGATAAATATATTTTGCCAAATATTGCTAATAGTAAATTATATATGCAGGCTGGAAATTCAGTTACAACTCCATTAATAGAAAGAATCAGCCAAGAAATTTTAAATGTCTTATTGCCATGA
- a CDS encoding restriction endonuclease PLD domain-containing protein: MSVWEQFSSDQREEYIKFLQVYGALSNLFRQKQGDLIPYLDSKFQETVFTKIFNGQNVDIGNTPHDVLSIFGNERIGIGLKTWMGSKPSFQKVMQLKRYQNDINVYRGDLHSLAYKISEIKNQRMKSDYERLGLSEDKNIYHYITRDQGIFTINECAYPLIDVNKIKDFSATSSALSWSDGNKDYRYTFADSQIWQKFDSDKYDTLTLNKFDVKIIEDPFSFLLQAYFNLIETTKVAEPDIIEVYLPLYSYQSKEVEEKSGLNAWNAASKNKGSNIPRPLNEIYVPIPREFHKKHPDFFTSDIFEFERIKENYKGLSDEKPEVRFSLKLPNGKIIPALVTQDNMKGLQSGSNILKDENGKRFGQSALGQWLLVDVLGLKEREPVTRAWLEKKGTDSIRLWRNKNDYNIINIDFAPIGSFELFMKDEPVPIDEDNFLQ, encoded by the coding sequence ATGAGTGTCTGGGAACAATTTTCTAGTGACCAAAGAGAAGAGTATATAAAGTTTTTACAAGTTTATGGAGCATTATCAAACTTATTTCGACAAAAACAAGGAGACTTAATTCCGTATCTTGATTCTAAATTTCAGGAAACTGTTTTTACAAAAATTTTTAATGGTCAAAATGTAGATATTGGTAATACGCCTCATGATGTACTTTCTATTTTTGGTAATGAACGAATTGGAATAGGACTAAAAACTTGGATGGGCAGTAAACCTTCATTCCAAAAAGTAATGCAACTTAAACGTTATCAAAATGATATAAACGTATATCGTGGAGATTTACATTCATTAGCTTATAAAATTTCTGAGATTAAAAATCAACGAATGAAAAGTGATTATGAACGTTTAGGATTATCAGAAGACAAAAACATTTATCATTATATAACTCGTGATCAAGGTATTTTTACCATAAATGAATGCGCATATCCATTAATTGATGTAAATAAAATTAAAGATTTTAGCGCCACATCATCTGCTTTATCTTGGTCCGATGGTAATAAAGATTACAGGTATACATTTGCCGATTCTCAAATATGGCAAAAATTTGATTCTGACAAATACGATACTTTAACGTTAAATAAATTTGACGTTAAAATTATTGAAGATCCATTTTCATTTTTACTACAAGCATACTTTAATCTTATTGAAACTACAAAAGTAGCAGAACCAGATATAATTGAAGTTTATTTACCATTATATTCTTATCAATCTAAAGAAGTAGAAGAAAAATCTGGATTAAATGCCTGGAATGCCGCATCTAAAAATAAAGGCAGTAACATTCCTAGACCTTTAAATGAAATTTATGTTCCTATTCCTAGAGAATTTCACAAAAAGCATCCTGATTTTTTCACATCTGATATTTTTGAATTTGAAAGAATTAAAGAAAACTATAAAGGTCTTTCAGATGAAAAACCTGAAGTACGTTTTTCATTAAAGCTTCCGAATGGAAAAATAATTCCTGCTTTAGTTACTCAAGACAACATGAAAGGCTTACAATCTGGAAGCAACATTTTAAAAGATGAAAATGGAAAAAGATTTGGACAATCTGCTTTAGGCCAATGGTTGCTTGTAGATGTTTTAGGCCTCAAAGAAAGAGAACCTGTTACTCGTGCATGGTTAGAAAAGAAAGGGACAGATTCTATTCGTTTATGGCGAAATAAAAATGATTATAACATAATTAACATTGACTTCGCTCCTATCGGTTCTTTTGAATTGTTCATGAAAGACGAACCTGTTCCGATAGATGAAGATAACTTTTTACAATAA
- a CDS encoding HPF/RaiA family ribosome-associated protein, whose translation MKVQINTDKNIEGSARLESYFAAETEKSLDRFQDKITRVEIHFGDENGEKFSLHDKKCVIEVRPVKLQAITVTDHADTLEKAFSGALAKAKKSLTTTFEKIKAH comes from the coding sequence ATGAAAGTACAAATCAACACCGACAAAAACATTGAAGGAAGTGCAAGATTAGAAAGTTATTTTGCTGCAGAAACAGAAAAAAGCTTAGATCGTTTTCAGGATAAAATTACTCGCGTAGAAATTCATTTTGGAGATGAGAATGGAGAAAAATTCAGCTTGCACGACAAAAAATGTGTAATTGAGGTTCGTCCTGTAAAATTACAGGCTATCACAGTTACAGATCATGCCGACACGCTTGAGAAAGCATTTAGCGGTGCATTGGCTAAAGCCAAAAAGTCGTTGACTACCACTTTCGAAAAAATAAAAGCACATTAA
- a CDS encoding nuclear transport factor 2 family protein, which translates to MKKTILLLLFVASFANAQTDKNKINQTLDAWHKAAGEVKFDAYFNALADDAIYIGTDATENWTKKEFQIWAKPYFDKKTTWNFKALERHIFFDKSGKIAWFDELLDTQMKICRGSGVLVKVGNEWKIQHYVLSMTIPNDEVDAVTKIKAPIEDALIAKLQKK; encoded by the coding sequence ATGAAAAAAACAATCTTACTTCTTTTGTTCGTTGCTTCTTTTGCAAATGCACAAACCGACAAAAACAAAATCAATCAGACTTTAGACGCTTGGCATAAAGCCGCCGGCGAAGTAAAATTTGATGCTTATTTCAACGCTTTGGCAGACGACGCAATCTACATTGGAACAGACGCAACAGAAAACTGGACAAAAAAAGAATTTCAAATCTGGGCAAAACCTTATTTTGACAAAAAAACGACATGGAATTTTAAAGCCTTAGAACGTCATATCTTTTTTGATAAATCTGGAAAAATCGCTTGGTTTGATGAATTACTTGATACTCAGATGAAAATTTGTCGCGGTTCTGGAGTTTTGGTAAAAGTGGGTAACGAATGGAAAATTCAGCATTACGTTTTGTCAATGACAATTCCGAACGATGAAGTTGATGCTGTAACTAAAATAAAAGCACCAATCGAAGACGCATTAATCGCTAAGCTTCAAAAGAAATAA
- a CDS encoding ammonium transporter, whose amino-acid sequence MKIEKRWIISFIMISVVCTIGAFWPTVTENSYVLSEFGTTDHIVPADVAWMLTSSCLVLIMTPGLSFFYGGMVGKKNVISTMLQSFICLGVVTLLWVVVAFSLAFGEPVGFGSGEHFYSFFGNPTTFAFMDYVGVLPHKQLANTIPFMLFALFQMKFAIICPAIITGSFAERVRFISYLVFISLFTIFIYAPLCHAVWYPTGVLGSYFGVKDFAGGTVVHMSSGFAALAGVIVLGKRKNSQHIPTNIPFVLLGTGMLWFGWFGFNAGSALAANGTAAMAFATTTTSSAAAMLTWIFFDRMNGRKVSALGACIGAVVGLVAITPAAGFVSVPESMFFGFVTALVSNTAVNCKYSKRFDDTLDVFACHGVGGIMGMILTAIFAHGEDASLLHGGWNVFGHHMMALVLVSVFTFFGAYFLFKVTNFIIPLRVSEESEHIGLDLSQHDESLDPKAQPITEPHYG is encoded by the coding sequence ATGAAAATAGAAAAACGCTGGATTATTTCCTTTATTATGATCAGTGTCGTTTGCACAATTGGTGCATTTTGGCCAACAGTAACAGAAAATAGTTATGTTTTATCAGAATTCGGAACCACAGATCATATTGTTCCTGCCGATGTTGCTTGGATGCTAACTTCAAGCTGTCTGGTTTTAATTATGACACCTGGATTATCATTCTTTTACGGCGGGATGGTTGGAAAAAAGAATGTAATTTCTACTATGCTTCAAAGTTTTATTTGCTTAGGTGTAGTAACGCTTTTGTGGGTTGTGGTAGCATTTAGTTTGGCTTTTGGAGAACCGGTTGGTTTTGGTTCTGGAGAGCATTTTTACAGCTTTTTCGGAAACCCAACTACTTTTGCTTTTATGGATTATGTGGGCGTTCTTCCTCATAAACAATTAGCAAACACGATTCCGTTTATGCTTTTTGCTTTATTTCAAATGAAATTTGCCATCATTTGTCCTGCAATTATTACGGGTTCATTTGCAGAACGTGTTCGTTTTATCTCATATTTAGTTTTCATTAGTTTATTCACCATCTTTATATATGCTCCTTTGTGTCACGCCGTTTGGTATCCAACTGGAGTTTTAGGAAGTTATTTTGGCGTAAAAGATTTTGCAGGAGGAACTGTAGTTCACATGAGTTCTGGTTTTGCTGCTTTGGCTGGAGTTATTGTTTTAGGAAAAAGAAAAAACAGCCAGCATATTCCAACCAATATTCCTTTTGTATTATTAGGAACTGGAATGCTTTGGTTCGGATGGTTCGGATTTAACGCTGGATCTGCTCTCGCTGCCAACGGAACTGCTGCTATGGCTTTTGCAACAACCACTACTTCATCGGCTGCCGCAATGTTAACTTGGATTTTCTTTGATAGAATGAACGGCAGAAAAGTGTCTGCCCTTGGTGCTTGCATTGGAGCCGTTGTAGGTTTAGTTGCTATTACGCCAGCTGCAGGATTTGTTTCGGTGCCAGAAAGTATGTTTTTCGGATTTGTAACCGCATTAGTTTCTAATACAGCTGTAAATTGCAAATACTCAAAAAGATTTGATGATACGCTTGACGTTTTTGCTTGCCACGGAGTTGGAGGAATTATGGGAATGATTTTAACAGCTATTTTTGCTCATGGAGAAGACGCAAGTTTACTTCACGGCGGATGGAATGTTTTTGGACACCATATGATGGCTTTAGTATTGGTTTCTGTATTTACTTTCTTCGGAGCTTATTTCTTATTCAAAGTAACGAACTTTATTATTCCTTTGAGAGTTTCTGAAGAATCAGAACACATCGGATTGGATTTATCGCAACACGATGAATCTCTTGATCCGAAAGCACAACCAATTACGGAACCTCATTACGGTTAA
- the trmB gene encoding tRNA (guanosine(46)-N7)-methyltransferase TrmB: MGSKNKLKRFRENETFQNVFQPTREEVVGDLMPLKGKWNSDFFKNDNPLVLELGCGKGEYSVGLAEKYPDKNFIGIDIKGARFWRGAKTAVEDGLHNVAFVRTQIELINHIFAEGEVDEIWITFPDPQIKYKRTKHRMTNSEFLKLYKKILKKDGVVNLKTDSEFMHGYTLGLLHGEGHEVLYANHNVYKNEGSPEVVTSIQTFYEKQYLEINKAITYIRFKIKD, encoded by the coding sequence GTGGGAAGTAAAAATAAACTAAAAAGATTCAGAGAAAACGAAACATTTCAAAACGTTTTTCAACCAACCAGAGAAGAAGTTGTAGGCGATTTAATGCCTTTAAAAGGAAAATGGAATTCTGATTTCTTTAAAAATGACAATCCATTAGTTTTAGAATTAGGATGTGGAAAAGGAGAATATTCTGTTGGATTAGCTGAAAAATACCCAGACAAAAATTTTATCGGAATCGATATTAAAGGCGCGCGTTTCTGGCGTGGTGCTAAAACTGCCGTTGAAGACGGTCTTCATAATGTGGCTTTCGTTCGTACTCAAATCGAATTGATCAATCATATTTTTGCTGAAGGCGAAGTAGACGAAATCTGGATTACTTTTCCAGATCCGCAGATCAAATACAAGAGAACAAAACACAGAATGACCAATTCTGAATTTTTGAAATTATACAAAAAAATCCTGAAAAAAGACGGTGTTGTAAATCTTAAAACCGATAGCGAATTTATGCACGGTTATACTTTAGGTTTGCTTCACGGAGAAGGACACGAAGTTTTATACGCGAATCATAATGTGTACAAAAATGAAGGAAGTCCAGAAGTTGTAACTTCGATTCAGACATTTTATGAGAAACAATATTTAGAAATTAACAAGGCAATTACGTATATTCGTTTCAAAATTAAAGATTAA